The Betta splendens chromosome 2, fBetSpl5.4, whole genome shotgun sequence nucleotide sequence AAATTCACACTgaagagaaacctcactcatgtgaacagtgtggaaaagcattctctcgccTCAGTAGCTTTCtgacacaccaacgtgttcacactggagagaaacctcattcatgtgaccagtgtggaaaagtgttcTCTCAGCTCAGTAACTTACTGGCACACCAACggattcacactggagagaaacctcattccTGTGAACAGTGTGGGAAAGCGTTCTCTTATCGCAGTAGTTTACtggcacaccaacgtgttcacaatggagagaaaccttatacttgtgaacagtgtggaaaagcattctcttgTCTCGATTATTTACGGGCACACAAGCGTCtccacactggagagaaacctcattcatgtaaacagtgtgggaAAGCTTTCTCTCAACGCAGTAGTTTACTGGCACATCACCATGCTCACACCGGAGTGAAatctcattcatgtgaacagtgtggaaaagtgttttcttttctcagtAATTTAACGGCACACAAACggattcacactggagagaaaccttatccATGTGAACAATGTGGGAAAGCGTTCACTTGTCGCAGTCATTTACGAAGACACAAATGTGTCCACACTGAAAAGAgccctcactcatgtgaacagtgtggaaaagcgttctctTGTCTCAATTATTTACGGGCACACCAATGGGTTCACACTGGAGTGAAATCTCACTCATGTGAACTGTGTGGGAAAGCTTACTATCAACGCAGTAGTTTACTGGCACATCTCCGCCTTCACACCGGAGTGAGatctcattcatgtgaacagtgtggaaaagtgttcTCTTGTCTCAGTACCTTACTGACACACCAACggattcacactggagaaaagccttactcatgtgaacactGTGGAAAAGCTTTTTCTCGCAGCAGTAGTTTGCTGAGACACCaaagtgttcacactggagagaagccttactcatgtgaacactGTGGCAAAGCTTTCTCTCGCAGCAATATTTTAAaggcacaccaacgtgttcacactggggAGAAACCGTATTCATGTGAACACTGTGGCAAAGCTTTCTCTCGCAGCAGTAGTTTATGGGCACACCACCGTGTTCACACTAGAGAGAAACCCCGGTAATGTGAAAACTGGAAGAGCATTCTCTATCAGTAGTTCTTTGCTGCTACAgcaacatgttcacactggagagaaacctcactggcgtgaaaagtgtggaaaagtgttttcttgcCTCAGTTTTCTCACTGGCCAAAGACCCAATTTATgtgaaagctgtggaaaaatATTTTCTTATCCATCCAACTTGGTAAAGCACCAACTAATTTATCTGTCAAATTAGGACATGTTCATCCATCATATGAATGTTCCAGAACGTCTAAAAATTGGATTTTGCATAAGCGGTCTTCTTTAAATGATTTCAgttgtttcactgtttgttgcTTTACAACGTTCCACTTTGTAGAAACCTGTGGCAAATACATTGGAACCATCAAAGAACACCAATTTGTTCAGTAGACAGAATACTTTAATTTGGTGTAACAATGGTTAATATGCACCAAAGACTCATTGAGTTACAAGATGTCCTGTTTAATTTCAAAGGAacgaaacaaagaaacaaacagcaaaattCTATGGTGGAAAAGATAAGTGTCCACTCTGTGTTGTGGAATAATACATGTCTTAAAG carries:
- the LOC114843508 gene encoding zinc finger protein 260-like → MKKEDADVFQDQCKSDMELQHPSLTEQHRSTSEIKEEEQDPSLTEQDPSLAEQHRSTSGVKEEKHDPCLTEQDPSLAEQHRSTSGIKEEQQDQSSAEQHRSTSGIKEEEQNPSLTKQDRPTNRIKEDEQDPNINEQDLSLTEEDRSISGIKEEQQDRSISGAEEEQQDRDHAGPTDQQEHRGRRASKLCRCQKCNQTFTKPSELKKHKKVHSEKKTYSCDQRGKTTSAKSNLKTHNQIYTGESPYTCTACGADFHGSKNLKIHYCVHTGEKPHSCEQCGKAFSRLSSFLTHQRVHTGEKPYSCEHCGKSFSHSSTLVRHQRVHTGEKPYSCEHCGKPFSCLSYLWAHQQIHTEEKPHSCEQCGKAFSRLSSFLTHQRVHTGEKPHSCDQCGKVFSQLSNLLAHQRIHTGEKPHSCEQCGKAFSYRSSLLAHQRVHNGEKPYTCEQCGKAFSCLDYLRAHKRLHTGEKPHSCKQCGKAFSQRSSLLAHHHAHTGVKSHSCEQCGKVFSFLSNLTAHKRIHTGEKPYPCEQCGKAFTCRSHLRRHKCVHTEKSPHSCEQCGKAFSCLNYLRAHQWVHTGVKSHSCELCGKAYYQRSSLLAHLRLHTGVRSHSCEQCGKVFSCLSTLLTHQRIHTGEKPYSCEHCGKAFSRSSSLLRHQSVHTGEKPYSCEHCGKAFSRSNILKAHQRVHTGEKPYSCEHCGKAFSRSSSLWAHHRVHTREKPR